From Streptomyces sp. NBC_00370, a single genomic window includes:
- a CDS encoding bifunctional class I SAM-dependent methyltransferase/NUDIX hydrolase, giving the protein MPDVNAQNTAAWTTYGAHQLARAIELPELDRWTWDIPDAGPGIKVFGDVSGMRVLDLGSGLGRHAAYMAALGARVTAVDSSPAQHARAAARYPATRGLRLECADAADHLRSAEPYDLVYSVSALPFNDPRRLLPALANGIRPGGRLIFSALHTNSDGHGPSDEMAARPEVLRLPGTNEDHTVHMWVLAPERWATLLGEHGFVLQSVTVIEFPQSDNAVSYRLYEACRPERVPSRPRSSSLPPPNAALGVGVIVQGADGVLLGRHRRGVWELAGGTVEPGESFAEAAVRELNEEAGLLADPGDVRVLGTLLDQVGDVVRVTVPVLVTTWSGTPHQREETIGSWRFWPLHALPQPLFVPSAQCLTAWKPSLPIDHPPANFQPYTASSR; this is encoded by the coding sequence ATGCCGGATGTCAACGCACAGAACACAGCCGCATGGACCACGTACGGCGCCCACCAACTCGCCCGAGCCATCGAGCTGCCCGAGCTGGACAGGTGGACCTGGGACATCCCCGATGCAGGCCCCGGCATCAAGGTATTCGGCGACGTGTCGGGGATGCGCGTGCTCGACCTTGGCAGCGGGCTCGGCAGGCACGCCGCGTACATGGCCGCCCTGGGCGCTCGGGTCACCGCCGTGGACTCTTCCCCCGCGCAACACGCGCGCGCCGCCGCCCGCTACCCGGCCACCCGCGGTCTGCGCCTGGAGTGCGCCGACGCGGCGGACCATCTGCGCTCCGCCGAGCCGTATGACCTGGTCTACTCCGTCAGCGCGCTCCCGTTCAACGACCCGCGGCGGCTGCTGCCCGCTCTGGCCAACGGCATCCGGCCCGGCGGCCGACTCATCTTCTCCGCACTGCACACCAACTCCGACGGCCACGGACCCTCCGACGAAATGGCCGCACGGCCCGAGGTTCTGCGACTTCCCGGTACCAACGAGGACCACACCGTGCACATGTGGGTGCTTGCGCCGGAGCGGTGGGCAACCCTGCTCGGCGAGCACGGCTTCGTCCTGCAGTCCGTCACGGTCATTGAATTCCCTCAGTCGGACAACGCCGTCTCCTACCGGCTGTACGAGGCGTGCCGTCCTGAGCGGGTGCCGAGCCGGCCTCGCAGCAGTTCGCTGCCGCCACCTAACGCGGCGCTGGGGGTCGGGGTGATCGTCCAGGGTGCCGACGGTGTCCTTCTCGGCCGTCACCGGCGTGGTGTCTGGGAACTGGCCGGCGGGACCGTGGAGCCGGGCGAGTCCTTCGCCGAGGCCGCCGTCCGCGAGCTCAATGAGGAAGCCGGCCTGCTGGCGGACCCCGGCGACGTGCGGGTACTGGGAACGCTCCTCGACCAGGTGGGCGACGTCGTCCGCGTGACGGTACCCGTCCTCGTGACCACCTGGTCCGGCACGCCGCATCAGCGGGAGGAAACCATCGGGTCATGGAGGTTCTGGCCCCTGCACGCGCTGCCCCAACCACTGTTCGTCCCTAGCGCCCAGTGCCTGACCGCCTGGAAACCCAGCCTCCCAATCGATCACCCGCCCGCCAACTTCCAGCCGTACACCGCCTCCAGCCGGTAA
- a CDS encoding PIG-L deacetylase family protein, whose translation MPLSSTASRPSLLGVFGHPDDESLLAGGVLAQHAAAGAATAVVTATWSPDRNRADELADALDILGAGKPRMLGFADAHIPDSAPGRPRLCDAPLEEVVGLIVEHIRAVRPQVVVTHDGYGQLTGHPDHLRTHQAAVLAFHAAGLEHLYPRAGAPWQPDALYAATHPDSGVGELGVLLVRVGKKVLSVPDEHVTETVDVSDCMGRKLAAILAHRSEAARERSLPGILSRLPAAKREPIIATEYFSLLGRRPASYGAVLQQSW comes from the coding sequence GTGCCTCTGTCCTCTACTGCGTCCCGGCCGTCCCTGCTGGGCGTCTTCGGCCATCCGGACGACGAGTCCCTCTTGGCTGGCGGTGTCCTCGCGCAGCATGCCGCCGCGGGCGCCGCGACCGCCGTGGTCACTGCCACCTGGTCGCCCGACAGAAACCGTGCCGATGAACTCGCGGACGCCCTGGACATCCTGGGGGCTGGGAAACCGCGGATGCTGGGATTCGCCGATGCCCACATTCCCGACTCCGCGCCCGGCCGGCCCCGGCTCTGCGACGCCCCGCTGGAGGAGGTGGTGGGACTGATTGTCGAACACATCCGCGCCGTACGGCCTCAGGTCGTCGTCACCCACGACGGCTACGGCCAGCTCACAGGCCACCCGGACCACCTCCGCACCCACCAGGCGGCCGTGCTGGCGTTCCACGCCGCGGGCCTGGAACACCTTTACCCGCGGGCCGGGGCTCCGTGGCAGCCCGATGCGTTGTACGCCGCGACGCACCCGGATTCGGGGGTGGGCGAACTGGGTGTGCTGTTGGTGCGGGTCGGCAAGAAGGTGCTCAGCGTGCCTGACGAGCACGTCACCGAGACGGTCGACGTGAGCGACTGCATGGGCCGGAAGCTGGCCGCGATCTTGGCGCACCGCAGCGAAGCCGCGCGGGAGCGGTCTCTTCCCGGAATCCTCTCCCGGCTTCCCGCAGCGAAGCGGGAGCCGATCATCGCGACGGAGTACTTCAGCCTCCTCGGCAGGAGGCCGGCGTCATACGGGGCGGTCCTCCAGCAGTCATGGTGA
- a CDS encoding GNAT family N-acetyltransferase yields the protein MNGDDAPAAIRLTSSVTVTPNDLPNARRLTQALRAEQLGLYGFADDPDTTPEADFDPPGLFLIAHFGEDAVGCGGVRFLDEHTAEIKHMYVSSDARSHGIGGYLLEQLERHAVGRGATRIVLETGRRNTAALALYHRTGYLPRPSYVAGRDPRVNRAMAKPLGSTSP from the coding sequence ATGAACGGCGATGACGCCCCGGCCGCGATACGCCTGACGTCCTCCGTGACCGTCACGCCCAACGACCTCCCGAACGCCCGCCGCCTGACCCAGGCCCTCCGCGCCGAACAGCTCGGCCTGTACGGCTTCGCCGACGACCCGGACACCACCCCCGAGGCGGACTTCGACCCGCCCGGGCTGTTCCTCATCGCCCACTTCGGCGAAGACGCGGTCGGGTGCGGAGGCGTACGCTTCCTCGACGAGCACACCGCAGAGATCAAACACATGTACGTCTCCAGTGACGCCCGCAGCCATGGAATCGGCGGGTACCTCCTCGAACAACTCGAACGGCACGCCGTCGGCCGCGGGGCAACGCGGATCGTGCTGGAGACCGGGCGGCGCAACACCGCCGCCCTGGCCCTCTACCACCGCACCGGTTACCTGCCCCGCCCCTCTTACGTCGCCGGACGCGACCCCCGAGTCAACCGGGCCATGGCCAAGCCTCTGGGCAGCACCTCACCATGA
- the istB gene encoding IS21-like element helper ATPase IstB: MSELTSTRIRTTAVKLGLPHLAEALNQYVQRADEAKMGYLDLLDLVLSEELAVREDRRFRNGLRLSKLPHHKALEDYDFSFQPELDPRKVKDLATLSFVEDKANVALLGPPGVGKMHLAVALAVAACRSGYSIYFTSLDDMVRHLKAAEDQGRLMSKLTSYLRPGVLVVDEVGYQPLERAEANLVFQVISRRYEEGSIILTSNKIFSEWGQVFGDEVLATAILDRLLHHCEVVSINGNSYRLKNRLQAIERDTDVA, translated from the coding sequence TTGAGCGAGCTGACCAGCACCCGCATCCGCACCACCGCCGTCAAACTCGGCCTGCCGCATCTGGCCGAGGCTCTGAACCAGTACGTCCAGCGGGCCGACGAGGCCAAGATGGGCTACCTCGACCTGCTCGACCTGGTGCTCTCCGAGGAACTCGCGGTCCGCGAGGACCGGCGCTTCCGCAACGGGCTGCGACTGTCGAAGCTGCCGCATCACAAGGCGCTGGAGGACTACGACTTCTCCTTCCAGCCCGAGCTCGACCCACGCAAGGTCAAGGATCTGGCCACCCTCTCCTTCGTCGAGGACAAGGCCAACGTCGCTCTGCTCGGGCCGCCCGGAGTCGGCAAGATGCATCTCGCCGTCGCCCTGGCCGTCGCGGCCTGCCGGTCCGGCTACTCGATCTACTTCACCAGCCTCGACGACATGGTCCGCCACCTCAAAGCCGCCGAGGACCAGGGCCGACTGATGAGCAAGCTGACCAGCTACCTCCGTCCCGGCGTCCTCGTGGTCGACGAGGTGGGCTACCAGCCGCTGGAGCGGGCGGAGGCCAACCTGGTCTTCCAGGTCATCTCCAGGCGCTACGAGGAAGGCTCCATCATTCTGACCTCGAACAAGATCTTCAGCGAGTGGGGCCAGGTGTTCGGCGACGAGGTGCTGGCCACCGCGATCCTCGACCGTCTCCTGCACCACTGTGAAGTCGTCTCGATCAACGGCAACAGCTACCGGCTCAAGAACCGTCTCCAGGCGATCGAGCGGGACACCGACGTGGCCTAG
- the istA gene encoding IS21 family transposase yields MAAQRQRRVVDEVAPLIDAMLRSEVLLKASVIHERLVQDYAVAINYQRVKLYLQETRPRIAEELGSAPGELAGLHRRFEVVPGAQAQCDWGDEGKILAHVGVPKVYSFHMTLSYSRDPFCCFTTGQDLATFFECHRRAFAHFGGVPMSVVYDRTKTVVRRHVAPGEAVPLHPEAVAFAGHYDFDIDVLAAYRPQGKGRVERQVGIVRDHVLAGRAFSSVEELNAAFTAWVPLRRAKVHGTHGEVIGHRAARDHAALRPLPTTAYVVSQRHLRHVGKDCLVAFDANLYSVPARKVRPRQLVEVRATKSQITLHATVADASGQTLLAAHPRAVGRGARIVDEKHWDGLPTGAGRRVTTGDDLPAIRRSEPLGAANGPLQALLNRAAAASVEVGRRPLSVYDELTGTRPFTTNAPKREAR; encoded by the coding sequence GTGGCCGCTCAGCGGCAGAGGCGGGTGGTGGACGAGGTCGCGCCGTTGATCGACGCGATGCTCAGGTCCGAGGTCTTGCTCAAGGCGTCGGTGATCCATGAGCGCCTGGTCCAGGATTACGCGGTCGCCATCAACTATCAGCGGGTGAAGCTCTATCTGCAGGAAACCCGGCCACGGATCGCGGAGGAACTGGGCAGCGCTCCCGGCGAGCTGGCGGGTCTGCACCGGCGGTTCGAAGTCGTTCCAGGTGCTCAGGCCCAGTGTGACTGGGGTGACGAGGGGAAGATCCTCGCTCATGTCGGTGTCCCGAAGGTCTACTCGTTCCACATGACGCTGTCGTACTCGCGCGATCCGTTCTGCTGTTTCACCACCGGCCAGGATCTGGCGACTTTCTTCGAGTGCCACCGCCGCGCGTTCGCGCACTTCGGCGGGGTGCCGATGAGCGTCGTCTATGACCGGACCAAGACGGTCGTGCGCCGGCACGTCGCTCCGGGCGAGGCCGTTCCGTTGCACCCGGAGGCGGTCGCCTTCGCCGGGCACTACGACTTCGACATCGACGTGCTGGCCGCCTATCGTCCGCAGGGCAAGGGGCGTGTCGAGCGCCAGGTCGGCATCGTCCGGGACCATGTGCTCGCCGGACGGGCGTTCTCCTCCGTCGAGGAGCTGAACGCCGCCTTCACCGCGTGGGTGCCACTGCGCAGGGCGAAGGTCCATGGCACACACGGCGAGGTCATCGGGCACCGGGCCGCACGCGATCACGCGGCTCTCCGTCCGCTGCCCACGACTGCGTATGTGGTCTCCCAGCGGCATCTGCGGCATGTCGGCAAGGACTGCCTGGTCGCCTTCGACGCGAACCTCTACTCGGTTCCCGCCCGCAAGGTCCGCCCTCGCCAGCTGGTCGAGGTCCGCGCGACGAAGTCGCAGATCACACTCCATGCCACCGTCGCCGACGCGAGCGGCCAGACGTTGTTGGCCGCCCATCCGCGGGCGGTCGGCCGGGGCGCCCGCATCGTTGACGAGAAGCACTGGGACGGTCTGCCCACCGGCGCCGGCCGCCGCGTCACCACCGGCGACGATCTTCCCGCGATCCGCCGCAGCGAGCCTCTCGGGGCGGCGAACGGACCGCTGCAGGCTCTGCTGAACCGGGCCGCCGCCGCGAGCGTCGAGGTCGGCCGCAGGCCGCTGTCGGTCTATGACGAGCTGACCGGCACCCGCCCCTTCACGACCAACGCACCGAAGAGGGAAGCCCGTTGA
- a CDS encoding DDE-type integrase/transposase/recombinase, whose protein sequence is MSSSEDEDRRRADKARQVGLFRYGLIQDLIDSKLTTRERGRLAREVATREHTDPFGRQVKVSRGTIDRWTRAYRQGGFAALAPEPRQVAPRTPVEVLELAAALKRENPARTAAQIQRILRTTQGWSPSDRTLQRHFVNAGLTGAGENGQRSVFGRFEAVRGNELWTGDALHGPKIGGRKTYLFAFIDDHSRAIVGHRFGFAEDTVRLAVALRPALASRGVPESVYVDNGSAFVDAWLLRACASLAIKLTHSRPGRPQGRGKIERFFRTVRDQFLVELDEEGAGRIESLGELNRLFTAWVETVYHRTVHSETGQPPIERWLAAIPQPLPLPSPADLREAFLWSEKRTVTKTRTVSLHGNTYEVDPMLVGMRVELVFDPFDLSEIEVRAHNRVLGKALPHHVGRHTHPKAKPETPAEPAPRTGIDYLKILEVSTCRRTSERAPLRTEECAPFSVW, encoded by the coding sequence ATGTCATCGAGTGAGGACGAGGACCGCCGGCGGGCGGACAAGGCCCGGCAGGTGGGCCTATTCCGCTACGGCCTGATTCAGGACCTGATCGATTCGAAACTGACGACCCGCGAGCGCGGACGCCTGGCACGGGAGGTCGCGACGCGCGAGCACACCGACCCGTTCGGCCGGCAGGTGAAGGTCTCGCGGGGCACGATCGACCGCTGGACACGGGCCTACCGCCAGGGCGGTTTTGCCGCTCTGGCGCCCGAGCCGCGGCAGGTCGCCCCGCGCACGCCGGTGGAGGTGCTGGAGCTGGCCGCCGCGCTGAAGAGGGAGAACCCGGCGCGGACGGCCGCGCAGATCCAGCGGATCCTGCGCACGACGCAGGGCTGGTCACCGAGCGACCGCACCTTGCAGCGGCACTTCGTGAACGCCGGGCTCACCGGCGCCGGGGAGAACGGCCAGCGCAGTGTGTTCGGGCGGTTCGAGGCGGTCCGCGGCAACGAGCTGTGGACCGGGGACGCGCTGCACGGGCCGAAGATCGGCGGCCGGAAGACGTACCTGTTCGCGTTCATCGACGATCATTCGCGGGCGATCGTGGGGCACCGTTTCGGGTTCGCGGAGGACACCGTCCGCCTGGCTGTGGCCCTGCGGCCGGCGCTCGCCTCGCGCGGGGTTCCCGAGTCGGTCTATGTCGACAACGGGTCCGCGTTTGTGGACGCCTGGTTGCTGCGGGCCTGCGCGAGTCTGGCGATCAAGCTGACGCATTCGCGGCCCGGACGCCCGCAGGGCCGGGGCAAGATCGAGAGGTTCTTCCGCACGGTCCGTGACCAGTTCCTCGTCGAGCTCGACGAGGAGGGCGCCGGCCGGATCGAGTCGCTGGGTGAGCTGAACAGGCTGTTCACCGCCTGGGTGGAGACGGTATATCACCGCACGGTGCACTCCGAGACGGGGCAGCCGCCGATCGAGCGGTGGCTGGCGGCGATTCCCCAGCCGCTGCCGCTGCCTTCCCCGGCCGACCTGCGTGAAGCGTTCTTGTGGTCGGAGAAGCGCACGGTGACCAAGACCAGGACGGTCAGCCTGCACGGCAACACCTACGAGGTCGACCCGATGCTGGTCGGTATGCGCGTCGAGCTGGTCTTCGATCCGTTCGACCTCTCCGAGATCGAAGTACGCGCGCACAACCGGGTGCTGGGCAAGGCCCTGCCGCACCACGTCGGCCGCCACACCCACCCCAAGGCGAAGCCCGAGACCCCGGCCGAGCCCGCCCCGCGGACCGGCATCGACTACCTGAAGATTCTGGAGGTCAGCACGTGTCGGCGTACAAGTGAACGTGCACCACTTCGTACGGAGGAATGTGCACCGTTTTCGGTGTGGTGA
- a CDS encoding DUF6431 domain-containing protein: MLILVGRVISVRARRQRVHGAEVGVLVVDTDVVRVEQQLLRGDLECPGCGAVLAPWGHGRPREVRGDLGARLFLRPRRSRCSGCRVTHVLLAQAVLPRRLDAASVIQAGLEIAARGMGHRPIAGVLGLAEGTVRGWIRRFALRAEDVRRHFTVVLVALADEPVVPEASRSPLADAVSAVVAAHRAAGMKWAGVNTVSRWEFAGRAIGGGLLACACAPG; this comes from the coding sequence GTGTTGATCTTGGTGGGCAGGGTGATCTCTGTTCGTGCACGACGACAGCGTGTGCACGGGGCGGAGGTGGGTGTGCTCGTCGTGGACACCGATGTCGTACGGGTGGAACAGCAGCTACTTCGGGGGGACTTGGAGTGTCCGGGGTGCGGGGCGGTGCTGGCGCCGTGGGGGCACGGGCGGCCTCGGGAGGTACGGGGTGATCTCGGGGCGAGGCTGTTTCTGCGGCCCCGCCGCAGCAGGTGTTCGGGGTGCCGGGTGACGCATGTCCTGCTCGCGCAGGCGGTGTTGCCGAGGCGGCTCGACGCGGCCTCGGTGATCCAGGCGGGGCTGGAGATAGCGGCCCGCGGGATGGGGCACCGCCCGATCGCGGGGGTGCTGGGGCTTGCGGAGGGGACGGTTCGCGGCTGGATTCGCCGGTTCGCCTTGCGGGCGGAGGACGTACGGCGGCATTTCACCGTGGTGCTGGTCGCGCTCGCCGACGAGCCGGTGGTCCCGGAGGCGTCCCGCTCGCCGCTGGCGGACGCGGTGAGCGCGGTGGTGGCCGCGCATCGGGCGGCCGGGATGAAGTGGGCGGGCGTGAACACCGTGTCGCGGTGGGAGTTCGCTGGCCGGGCGATAGGGGGGGGCCTTCTGGCCTGCGCTTGTGCACCGGGTTGA